From the genome of Fusobacterium sp. FSA-380-WT-3A, one region includes:
- a CDS encoding metal-sensitive transcriptional regulator, with the protein MEKNEKCSSCSNLKCNSEKKGYYCTTEIKKKLKTRLNRIEGQVKGISNMIEKDAYCDDILNQISSVRAALGGVSKLILEGHLKHCVVDDIKAGKEEKIIEELIHTLDKMLKL; encoded by the coding sequence ATGGAAAAAAATGAAAAATGTAGTAGCTGTAGTAATTTAAAATGTAATTCTGAAAAAAAAGGATATTATTGTACAACTGAAATAAAAAAGAAATTAAAAACGAGATTAAATAGAATAGAAGGTCAAGTCAAAGGAATAAGTAACATGATAGAAAAAGATGCTTATTGTGATGATATTCTAAATCAAATTTCTTCGGTAAGAGCTGCTTTAGGTGGAGTTTCTAAATTAATTTTAGAAGGACATTTAAAACATTGTGTTGTTGATGACATAAAAGCAGGAAAAGAAGAGAAAATTATAGAAGAATTGATTCATACTTTAGATAAAATGTTAAAATTATAA
- a CDS encoding heavy metal translocating P-type ATPase produces the protein MKKKFKLSGVGCIMCVNKIQDNFKTFEGVSEAKVDLATKVMDISYDENLLTVKDIEDKLIELGYGIENELEEDVKKNYKLEEKREIKTENKTSIFKENNISKKLSQKVLKIENIHCQACVSNIERNIGKLDGVEEAIVNLTTNNGRFIYDEDKIKIDEIIENINKLGYKAIKEEEITEEFFEEKEYLEKREILEFKISILLALIVFYITMGHMMGLPLPKIISPEYNPVNYAIIQLILTVPILITGRSFYTVGFTSLFRRSPNMDSLIALGTGAAFVYSLYGTVEIVNGNLEYVHNLYYESAVVIIALIRFGKLLEKRSKGKTSEAIKKLMGLQVKTAIIVKNNQLITIDIKEVQKGDIVLVKPGESIPVDGKVIEGNTYVDESMLTGESIAVKKNINDKVFGATINKNGVIKIEATAIGKDTVLSKIIKLVEDAQESKAPIAKIADEISRYFVPVVIMIAVVSSLTWYILGSMNLVQLTMSKEIFSLTIFISVLVIACPCSLGLATPTAIMVGTGRGAELGILIKSGESLEKAHKINMIVFDKTGTITEGKPAVTDFIIENSKYSKEEVLKYVGILEKYSEHPLGEAIVKEFEKNNSSETLEKINNFINISGEGIIGEINLKRIYVGNKKLFLNKRIKNFKNEIGDKLALEGKTPIYIGIDEEFIGVIGVKDKIKEDSKECIKKLKELGIKVAMITGDKKETAEIIGKEVGIDIILAEVSPEDKYLEVKKLQEKGYNVAMVGDGINDSPALSQADIGIAIGTGTDIAIESADIVLIKESLNNVVLAIKLSHATIKNIKENLFWAFLYNTLGIPIAAGALYIFTGHLLNPMIAGGAMAMSSVSVVTNALRLRKFER, from the coding sequence ATGAAAAAGAAATTTAAACTAAGTGGTGTTGGATGTATTATGTGTGTAAATAAAATCCAAGATAATTTTAAAACTTTTGAAGGAGTATCTGAAGCTAAAGTAGATTTAGCAACTAAAGTGATGGATATATCTTATGATGAAAATTTATTAACTGTGAAAGATATAGAGGACAAGTTAATAGAATTAGGTTATGGAATAGAAAATGAACTTGAAGAAGATGTAAAAAAAAACTATAAATTAGAAGAAAAAAGAGAAATAAAGACTGAGAATAAAACTTCAATTTTTAAAGAAAATAATATTTCTAAAAAATTATCACAAAAAGTTTTAAAAATAGAAAACATACATTGTCAAGCTTGTGTCTCAAATATAGAAAGAAATATAGGAAAATTAGATGGTGTAGAGGAAGCTATAGTAAATCTTACAACCAACAATGGAAGATTTATTTATGATGAAGACAAAATAAAAATAGATGAGATAATAGAAAATATAAATAAATTAGGATACAAGGCCATAAAAGAAGAGGAAATTACAGAAGAATTTTTTGAAGAAAAAGAATATTTAGAAAAAAGAGAAATCTTAGAATTTAAAATATCAATATTGTTAGCTTTAATAGTTTTTTATATTACAATGGGTCATATGATGGGATTACCCCTTCCAAAAATAATTAGTCCAGAATATAATCCGGTAAATTATGCAATAATTCAATTAATATTAACGGTTCCTATTTTAATAACAGGTAGAAGTTTTTATACAGTTGGTTTTACTTCGTTATTTAGAAGATCACCTAATATGGATTCTTTGATTGCATTAGGGACAGGAGCAGCTTTTGTATATAGTTTGTATGGAACGGTTGAAATAGTAAATGGAAATTTAGAATATGTCCACAATTTATATTATGAATCAGCTGTGGTTATAATAGCTCTTATAAGATTTGGTAAATTATTGGAAAAAAGAAGTAAGGGAAAAACTTCAGAAGCCATAAAAAAATTAATGGGCTTACAAGTAAAAACAGCAATTATAGTAAAAAATAATCAACTAATTACCATAGATATAAAAGAAGTCCAAAAGGGAGATATTGTATTGGTTAAACCTGGAGAAAGTATTCCAGTTGATGGAAAAGTGATAGAAGGAAACACTTATGTGGATGAATCTATGCTTACAGGAGAAAGTATTGCTGTCAAAAAAAATATTAATGATAAAGTTTTTGGAGCTACAATTAATAAAAATGGTGTAATAAAAATAGAAGCCACTGCCATAGGAAAAGATACAGTACTTTCAAAAATTATAAAATTAGTTGAAGATGCTCAAGAATCCAAAGCTCCAATAGCCAAAATAGCAGATGAAATATCAAGATATTTTGTTCCAGTTGTAATAATGATTGCTGTAGTTTCTAGTTTAACTTGGTATATATTAGGTAGTATGAATTTGGTTCAGTTAACAATGAGTAAAGAAATTTTTTCATTGACTATATTTATTTCAGTTTTAGTGATAGCCTGTCCATGTTCTTTAGGACTAGCTACACCAACAGCAATAATGGTTGGAACTGGTAGAGGAGCTGAATTAGGAATATTGATAAAATCAGGAGAATCTTTAGAAAAAGCTCATAAAATTAATATGATAGTTTTTGATAAAACAGGAACTATAACTGAAGGAAAACCAGCAGTAACTGATTTTATAATAGAAAATTCAAAATATTCAAAAGAAGAAGTATTAAAGTATGTTGGAATATTAGAAAAGTATTCTGAACATCCATTAGGTGAAGCAATAGTAAAAGAATTTGAAAAAAATAATTCTTCTGAAACTCTTGAAAAAATAAACAATTTTATTAATATTTCAGGAGAAGGAATTATAGGCGAAATAAATTTAAAAAGAATATATGTAGGAAATAAAAAATTATTTTTAAATAAAAGAATAAAAAATTTTAAAAATGAAATTGGTGATAAACTAGCATTAGAGGGAAAAACTCCAATATATATAGGGATAGATGAGGAATTTATAGGAGTTATAGGTGTAAAAGATAAAATTAAAGAAGATTCAAAAGAATGTATAAAAAAATTAAAAGAATTAGGAATAAAAGTTGCAATGATTACTGGAGATAAAAAAGAAACTGCTGAAATAATAGGAAAAGAGGTAGGTATTGATATTATATTAGCAGAAGTTAGTCCAGAAGATAAATATTTAGAGGTTAAAAAATTACAAGAAAAAGGGTATAATGTAGCTATGGTAGGAGATGGAATAAATGATTCACCAGCCTTATCTCAAGCAGATATTGGGATAGCTATAGGAACTGGAACAGATATAGCTATAGAAAGTGCAGATATAGTACTTATTAAAGAAAGCTTAAATAATGTAGTTTTAGCTATAAAATTAAGTCATGCCACAATAAAGAATATAAAAGAAAATCTATTTTGGGCATTTTTATACAATACTTTAGGAATTCCGATAGCAGCTGGAGCTTTATACATTTTTACAGGTCATTTATTAAATCCTATGATAGCTGGAGGGGCTATGGCCATGAGCTCTGTTTCAGTTGTTACTAATGCATTAAGACTTAGAAAATTTGAAAGATAA